In a genomic window of Streptomyces noursei ATCC 11455:
- a CDS encoding class II 3-deoxy-7-phosphoheptulonate synthase: MTTHHTPPPGTPDAWRGRPAAQQPHWPDQELLREVTDGLSRAPALVFPEECDRLRARMAAVARGEAFLLQGGDCAETFAAVTADAINRKLRTLLQMAVVLTYGAAVPVVKVGRIAGQYAKPRSRPTETQGDVTLPAYRGDAVNGLAFTAADRRPDPRRLRRMYEASAATLNLVRAFATGGYADLHQAHTWNRGFVSDSPAGRRYEELTDAIERSLRFMAACGVAPRELRAVEFFAGHEGLLLDYEAALTRTDPRTGLPYAGSGHLLWIGERTRDLDGAHVAYFSRIRNPIAVKLGPNATADQALAYSEKLNPTAEPGRLTFVVRMGAAAVRDRLPTLVEKVTAQAAPVAWVCDPMHGNTFEAPSGHKTRRFDDILSEVEGFFAVHRALGTHAGGLHVELTGDDVTECIGGGDEVLVADLPRRYETACDPRLNHRQSLELAFLVAQMLRD; encoded by the coding sequence ATGACGACGCACCACACGCCCCCACCCGGCACCCCCGACGCCTGGCGCGGCCGCCCGGCCGCCCAGCAACCCCACTGGCCCGACCAGGAGTTGCTGCGCGAGGTCACCGACGGGCTCTCCCGCGCCCCCGCACTGGTCTTCCCGGAGGAGTGCGACCGACTGCGCGCACGGATGGCCGCGGTCGCCCGCGGCGAGGCGTTCCTGCTCCAGGGCGGTGACTGCGCCGAGACCTTCGCGGCGGTCACCGCCGACGCCATCAACCGCAAACTGCGCACCCTCCTCCAGATGGCCGTGGTGCTGACCTACGGGGCCGCCGTCCCCGTCGTCAAGGTCGGCCGGATCGCCGGCCAGTACGCCAAACCCCGCTCCCGGCCGACCGAGACCCAGGGCGACGTCACCCTCCCCGCCTACCGCGGCGACGCCGTCAACGGCCTGGCCTTCACGGCCGCCGACCGCCGCCCCGACCCCCGCCGGCTGCGCCGGATGTACGAGGCGTCGGCCGCCACCCTCAACCTCGTCCGCGCCTTCGCCACCGGCGGTTATGCCGACCTCCACCAGGCCCACACCTGGAACCGCGGCTTCGTCTCCGACTCGCCCGCCGGCCGCCGCTACGAGGAGCTGACCGACGCGATCGAACGCTCGCTGCGCTTCATGGCGGCCTGCGGCGTCGCACCCCGGGAACTACGGGCCGTCGAGTTCTTCGCCGGCCACGAGGGCCTGCTGCTCGACTACGAGGCCGCACTGACCCGCACGGACCCCCGCACCGGCCTCCCGTACGCCGGCAGCGGCCACCTCCTGTGGATCGGCGAGCGCACCCGCGACCTGGACGGCGCCCACGTCGCGTACTTCTCCCGCATCCGCAACCCCATCGCCGTCAAGCTCGGCCCGAACGCCACGGCCGACCAGGCCCTGGCCTACAGCGAGAAGCTCAACCCCACCGCCGAACCGGGCCGGTTGACCTTCGTCGTCCGGATGGGCGCCGCCGCGGTCCGCGACCGGCTGCCCACCCTCGTGGAGAAGGTCACCGCGCAGGCCGCACCCGTCGCCTGGGTCTGCGACCCCATGCACGGCAACACCTTCGAGGCCCCCAGCGGCCACAAGACCCGCCGCTTCGACGACATCCTCAGCGAGGTCGAGGGCTTCTTCGCGGTGCACCGCGCCCTGGGCACCCACGCCGGCGGCCTCCACGTCGAACTCACCGGCGACGACGTCACCGAGTGCATCGGCGGCGGCGACGAGGTCCTGGTCGCCGACCTCCCCCGCCGCTACGAAACAGCCTGCGACCCCCGGCTCAACCACCGCCAGTCCCTCGAACTGGCCTTCCTGGTGGCCCAGATGCTCCGCGACTGA
- a CDS encoding anthranilate synthase component I family protein: protein MAPHDPLRLYAALERESGRGEVFLFESLSGPERGRRWAVVGHGRLAEVRVFAGRVEIEGAAPLRAHLAAAARAAGMVEGRFRRPEQVWELLRRAQALFAVSGEGPGELPDDSYAFGFLAALGYEAAWHMDALPERGGAVGGPDMTFTLYRETVWYDRREGRVRLLSARSAAFPDAAVPDVAALLAGPAEDLTDCPEAPAPRSVRDSVDRGTFLGWARRCLEHIQVGDIYQIQIGHRVDVATDLTPVEVYRRLRHRNPSPYMYLAPRAGDTLIGASPELFFRTEGGTIAMRPIAGTTRLVASEEENQLRVKEMLASTKEQAEHVMLVDLCRNDIGRVCRPGSLAVDDLMVVEAYSHVFHMVSTVTGDLEPDADVWRSLCATFPAGTMTGAPKLRAMEIIDGLEREPRGMYAGAVGLIDVRGWSELALCIRTVVHDGRTGTYSTQSSAGIVAESTPEAEWQETLAKMGAAYWALTGKELV, encoded by the coding sequence ATGGCGCCGCACGATCCGTTGCGGCTTTATGCGGCCCTGGAACGGGAATCGGGTCGCGGCGAGGTGTTTCTCTTCGAGAGCCTTTCGGGGCCGGAGCGGGGCCGCCGCTGGGCGGTGGTCGGGCACGGCCGGCTGGCCGAGGTGCGGGTGTTCGCCGGGCGGGTGGAGATCGAGGGCGCGGCGCCGCTGCGCGCGCACCTCGCCGCGGCGGCCCGGGCGGCGGGGATGGTAGAGGGGAGGTTCCGGCGTCCCGAGCAGGTGTGGGAGTTGCTGCGCCGGGCGCAGGCGCTGTTCGCGGTGTCGGGCGAGGGCCCCGGCGAACTGCCGGACGACTCCTACGCGTTCGGGTTCCTGGCCGCCCTGGGGTACGAGGCGGCCTGGCACATGGACGCGTTGCCGGAGCGCGGCGGTGCGGTCGGCGGGCCCGACATGACGTTCACGCTCTACCGGGAGACCGTCTGGTACGACCGGCGGGAGGGCCGGGTGCGGCTGCTCAGCGCCCGGTCCGCGGCGTTCCCGGACGCGGCGGTGCCGGACGTCGCGGCGCTCCTGGCGGGCCCGGCGGAGGACCTCACCGACTGCCCCGAGGCGCCCGCGCCGCGTTCCGTGCGCGACAGCGTGGACCGGGGGACGTTCCTCGGCTGGGCGCGGCGGTGCCTGGAGCACATCCAGGTCGGGGACATCTACCAGATCCAGATCGGTCACCGGGTGGACGTCGCCACGGACCTGACGCCCGTCGAGGTGTACCGGCGGCTGCGGCACCGCAATCCCTCGCCGTACATGTACCTGGCACCGCGCGCCGGGGACACCCTGATCGGGGCCAGTCCGGAGCTGTTCTTCCGTACCGAGGGCGGCACGATCGCGATGCGGCCGATCGCCGGCACGACGCGGCTGGTGGCCTCGGAGGAGGAGAACCAGCTGCGGGTGAAGGAGATGCTGGCCAGCACCAAGGAGCAGGCCGAGCACGTGATGCTGGTCGATCTGTGCCGCAACGACATCGGGCGGGTGTGCCGGCCGGGCTCGCTGGCGGTGGACGACCTGATGGTCGTCGAGGCGTACTCGCACGTCTTCCACATGGTCTCGACGGTCACCGGGGACCTGGAGCCGGATGCCGACGTCTGGCGGTCGCTGTGCGCGACCTTCCCCGCGGGGACGATGACCGGCGCGCCGAAGCTGCGCGCGATGGAGATCATCGACGGGCTGGAGCGGGAGCCGCGCGGGATGTACGCGGGCGCGGTCGGGCTGATCGACGTGCGGGGCTGGAGCGAGCTGGCGCTGTGCATCCGCACCGTGGTGCACGACGGGCGCACCGGCACCTACTCCACGCAGAGTTCGGCGGGCATCGTGGCCGAGTCGACGCCCGAGGCGGAGTGGCAGGAGACCCTGGCGAAGATGGGCGCCGCCTATTGGGCGCTGACCGGGAAGGAGCTGGTGTGA
- a CDS encoding anthranilate synthase component II has product MRVLLVDAYDSFVHIIDQYLRALGADTEVVRSRTRGPEELAAGRPDAVVLGPGPGHPADSGHVELVRRFAGTVPVLGVCLGHQAIALAFGGRVTVAEHLLHGRTSSVRHDGAGVFAGLGSGTVATRYHSLIVSRPLPDALVETATSEDDGYVMGLRHRELAVEGVQFHPESIMTEGGMQLFGNFLAGAGAGAGAGLGPSPVRYAAPSARTASAMPVPGTVA; this is encoded by the coding sequence ATGCGGGTGCTGCTGGTGGATGCGTATGACAGCTTCGTGCACATCATCGACCAGTACCTGCGGGCGTTGGGGGCCGACACCGAGGTGGTGCGGTCGCGGACCCGCGGCCCGGAGGAGCTGGCCGCCGGGCGGCCGGACGCGGTGGTGCTGGGGCCCGGTCCGGGGCATCCGGCCGACTCCGGGCACGTGGAGCTGGTCCGGCGTTTCGCGGGGACGGTGCCGGTGCTGGGGGTGTGTCTGGGGCACCAGGCGATCGCGCTGGCCTTCGGCGGGCGGGTGACGGTGGCCGAGCATCTGCTGCACGGGCGCACCAGTTCCGTGCGGCACGACGGGGCCGGGGTGTTCGCGGGGTTGGGGTCGGGCACGGTGGCCACCCGCTATCACTCGCTGATCGTCTCCCGGCCGCTGCCGGACGCGCTGGTGGAGACCGCGACGTCCGAGGACGACGGCTATGTGATGGGGCTGCGCCACCGCGAACTGGCCGTGGAGGGCGTGCAGTTTCATCCCGAGAGCATCATGACGGAGGGCGGGATGCAGCTGTTCGGGAACTTCCTCGCCGGTGCCGGTGCCGGTGCCGGTGCGGGGCTCGGGCCGTCCCCCGTCCGGTATGCCGCCCCCAGTGCCCGCACCGCCTCCGCGATGCCGGTGCCGGGCACCGTCGCGTAG
- the trpD gene encoding anthranilate phosphoribosyltransferase, producing the protein MTDTDRHATARHAADREVSWAALLTALLAGEDLTAEDTARAMDRVMRGGATPAQLAGLVVALRAKGETVDEVEGFVRAMYAHAVPLAVPGPTLDIVGTGGDRSHSVNISTMSAIVAAGAGARVVKHGNRSASSASGSADVLERLGVALDLPAADVAALATEVGITFAFAPMFHPSMRHAAAPRRELGIPTVFNALGPLTNPARPTAQAVGVADTRLAPLLAGVLARRGASALVFRGDDGLDELTVTTTSTVWSVRDGAVREEVFDPREVGVGHAPPEALRGGDAARNAEVVRDLVAGARGPVRDAVLLNTAAGLAALAPTDEPLAVRLAAGMARAARAIDSGAAAEVLQRWVRVSAKLAAGGGR; encoded by the coding sequence GTGACCGATACGGATCGGCATGCGACGGCTCGACACGCGGCGGACCGGGAGGTGTCCTGGGCCGCGCTCCTGACGGCGCTGCTGGCAGGCGAGGACCTCACCGCCGAGGACACCGCCCGGGCGATGGACCGGGTGATGCGGGGCGGGGCGACCCCCGCGCAGCTGGCGGGGCTCGTGGTGGCGCTGCGGGCCAAGGGCGAGACCGTCGACGAGGTCGAGGGGTTCGTCCGGGCCATGTACGCGCACGCGGTGCCGCTGGCGGTGCCCGGGCCGACGCTGGACATCGTCGGCACCGGCGGCGACCGGTCGCACAGTGTCAACATCTCCACGATGTCGGCGATCGTCGCGGCGGGCGCCGGCGCGCGGGTGGTCAAGCACGGCAACCGCTCGGCGTCGTCCGCCTCCGGGTCGGCCGATGTGCTGGAGCGGCTGGGGGTGGCGCTGGACCTGCCCGCGGCGGACGTCGCGGCGCTGGCCACGGAGGTCGGCATCACCTTCGCCTTCGCGCCGATGTTCCATCCCTCGATGCGGCACGCGGCCGCTCCACGGCGGGAGTTGGGCATCCCGACGGTCTTCAACGCGCTGGGCCCGCTGACCAATCCGGCGCGCCCCACGGCGCAGGCGGTGGGCGTCGCGGACACCCGGCTGGCGCCGCTGCTGGCCGGGGTGCTGGCCCGACGCGGCGCGTCCGCGCTGGTCTTCCGCGGTGACGACGGGCTCGACGAGCTGACGGTCACCACGACCTCCACGGTCTGGTCGGTGCGGGACGGGGCGGTGCGCGAGGAGGTGTTCGATCCGCGGGAGGTCGGCGTCGGTCACGCCCCGCCGGAGGCGCTGCGGGGCGGCGATGCCGCGCGCAACGCCGAGGTGGTGCGGGACCTCGTGGCGGGTGCCCGGGGGCCGGTGCGCGACGCCGTGCTGCTGAACACCGCCGCGGGACTGGCGGCGCTCGCGCCGACGGACGAGCCGCTCGCGGTGCGCCTGGCGGCCGGGATGGCGCGGGCCGCGCGGGCGATCGACTCGGGGGCGGCGGCGGAGGTGCTCCAGCGCTGGGTGCGGGTGTCCGCCAAGTTGGCGGCCGGGGGCGGGCGGTAG
- the trpC gene encoding indole-3-glycerol phosphate synthase TrpC, with protein MPSRTPRTPSTPTVLDRIVTGVREDLAVRRRAVPEAALRDRVAELPPARDAVAALRRPAGVQVVAEVKRASPSKGALAPIADPAALARAYEDAGAAAVSVLTEERRFRGSLDDLDAVRARVGLPVLRKDFIVTRYQLWEARAHGADLALLIVAALPQPELVALMATAAELGLTALVEVHDEAETERALAAGARVVGVNARDLRTLEIDRSVFGRLAALLPEDVVRIAESGIRGPADVAAVAAHGADAVLVGEALVTGADGPRRTLAALRAAGRR; from the coding sequence ATGCCATCGAGAACACCGAGAACACCGAGCACACCGACCGTGCTCGACCGGATCGTGACCGGCGTGCGGGAGGACCTCGCCGTCCGCCGACGCGCCGTGCCCGAGGCCGCGTTGCGGGACCGGGTGGCCGAACTGCCGCCGGCCCGCGACGCGGTGGCGGCGCTGCGCCGCCCCGCCGGCGTCCAGGTCGTCGCGGAGGTGAAGCGGGCCAGCCCCTCCAAGGGAGCGCTGGCCCCGATCGCCGACCCCGCCGCACTGGCCAGGGCGTACGAGGACGCGGGTGCCGCGGCCGTCAGCGTGCTCACCGAGGAGCGCCGCTTCCGCGGCTCGCTCGACGACCTCGACGCGGTCCGGGCCCGGGTCGGACTCCCCGTGCTGCGCAAGGACTTCATCGTCACGCGCTACCAGCTGTGGGAGGCGCGGGCGCACGGCGCCGACCTGGCACTGCTGATCGTGGCCGCGCTGCCGCAGCCGGAGCTGGTCGCACTGATGGCGACCGCCGCCGAACTGGGCCTGACCGCCCTGGTGGAGGTGCACGACGAGGCGGAGACCGAACGGGCGCTGGCCGCCGGGGCGAGGGTCGTCGGGGTCAACGCCCGGGACCTGCGGACCCTGGAGATCGACCGGTCCGTCTTCGGACGGCTGGCGGCACTGCTCCCCGAGGACGTGGTCCGGATCGCCGAGTCGGGGATCCGGGGCCCGGCGGACGTCGCCGCGGTGGCGGCCCACGGCGCGGACGCCGTACTGGTGGGGGAGGCCCTGGTCACCGGTGCCGACGGCCCGCGGCGGACGCTGGCCGCGCTGCGCGCCGCGGGACGGCGCTGA
- a CDS encoding 2-isopropylmalate synthase gives MEDSTVHARHTAPLLPHTGVQRPSRMPTGKYRPYRPLGLPDRTWPDRVAHQAPLWCSVDLRDGNQALIEPMNVERKRRMFDLLVSMGFKEIEVGYPTASRDDHAFVRHLIEDDAIPEDVVIQVMSPIREDFIERTVRCLRGTRRACLQVFNPTSEAQRRLVLRADRGATLALALDGARQALRLQDSLPGTELHLQYAPESYTQTEPDYALEICNAVLDLWAPRADHTLRINLPATVEVFPPQEFADRIEYVSRHLAHRDRTLLSVHPHNDRGSGVAAAEMAVLAGAQRVEGTLFGNGERTGNVCLITLAMNLFSQGVDPMLDLGAIDRIRRVVEDCNQMPVPARHPWAGDFVYTSFAGTHQDAISKGLLARQKAGDRGVWDVPYLPVDPRDIGRDYQALIRINTQSGKGGIAHLLRSEYGLELPRRLQIDFAAVMQQRCERTGGEASAPQLWLTFEETYALPRAADAPAHPPVPPIGEPTGAAADRWRAPAQDLLGALGATGQVRHLQVDRVSGRLNGIVAYLEVVVGDRAFWAVGRHPEESEAVRRAVRSAARRAALPRTPVAP, from the coding sequence ATGGAGGACAGCACCGTCCACGCACGGCACACCGCACCACTCCTGCCGCACACCGGCGTGCAGCGCCCCAGCCGCATGCCGACCGGCAAGTACCGCCCCTACCGGCCCCTCGGACTCCCCGACCGCACCTGGCCGGACCGGGTGGCCCACCAAGCTCCCCTGTGGTGCAGCGTCGATCTGCGCGACGGCAACCAGGCGCTGATCGAACCGATGAACGTCGAGCGCAAACGCCGGATGTTCGACCTCCTGGTGTCCATGGGCTTCAAGGAGATCGAGGTCGGCTACCCGACGGCCTCCAGGGACGACCACGCCTTCGTCCGCCACCTCATCGAGGACGACGCCATCCCCGAGGACGTCGTCATCCAGGTGATGTCCCCCATCCGCGAGGACTTCATCGAGCGCACGGTCCGCTGCCTGCGCGGCACCCGGCGCGCCTGCCTGCAGGTCTTCAACCCCACCTCCGAGGCGCAGCGGCGGCTGGTGCTGCGCGCCGACCGGGGGGCCACCCTCGCCCTCGCCCTCGACGGCGCCCGCCAGGCCCTGCGCCTGCAGGACTCCCTCCCCGGCACCGAGCTCCACCTCCAGTACGCCCCCGAGTCCTACACCCAGACCGAGCCCGACTACGCGCTGGAGATCTGCAACGCCGTACTGGACCTCTGGGCACCCCGCGCCGACCACACCCTGCGCATCAACCTCCCCGCCACCGTCGAGGTCTTCCCGCCCCAGGAGTTCGCCGACCGGATCGAGTACGTCAGCCGGCACCTCGCCCACCGCGACCGCACCCTGCTGTCCGTGCACCCGCACAACGACCGCGGCAGCGGCGTCGCGGCCGCCGAGATGGCCGTGCTGGCCGGCGCGCAGCGCGTCGAGGGCACCCTCTTCGGCAACGGGGAACGCACCGGCAACGTCTGCCTGATCACCCTCGCCATGAACCTCTTCTCGCAGGGCGTCGACCCGATGCTGGACCTCGGCGCCATCGACCGCATCCGGCGCGTCGTCGAGGACTGCAACCAGATGCCGGTACCGGCCCGACACCCCTGGGCGGGCGACTTCGTCTACACCTCGTTCGCCGGCACCCACCAGGACGCCATCAGCAAGGGCCTGCTCGCCCGGCAGAAGGCCGGCGACCGCGGCGTGTGGGACGTGCCCTACCTCCCCGTCGACCCCCGCGACATCGGACGCGACTACCAGGCCCTGATCCGGATCAACACCCAGTCCGGCAAGGGCGGCATCGCCCACCTCCTGCGCAGCGAGTACGGCCTCGAACTGCCCCGGCGCCTGCAGATCGACTTCGCCGCGGTGATGCAGCAGCGCTGCGAACGCACCGGGGGCGAGGCATCCGCCCCGCAGCTGTGGCTGACCTTCGAGGAGACCTACGCCCTGCCGCGCGCCGCGGACGCCCCCGCGCACCCGCCGGTCCCCCCGATCGGGGAACCGACCGGCGCCGCCGCCGACCGCTGGCGCGCCCCCGCACAGGACCTGCTCGGCGCGCTGGGCGCGACCGGCCAGGTCCGCCACCTACAGGTCGACCGGGTCTCCGGCCGCCTCAACGGCATCGTCGCCTACCTGGAGGTCGTGGTGGGCGACCGCGCCTTCTGGGCCGTCGGCCGGCACCCCGAGGAGAGCGAGGCGGTGCGCCGCGCGGTACGCTCCGCGGCCCGGCGCGCCGCCCTGCCGCGCACCCCGGTGGCGCCGTGA